One Euphorbia lathyris chromosome 1, ddEupLath1.1, whole genome shotgun sequence DNA segment encodes these proteins:
- the LOC136220807 gene encoding cytochrome P450 726A27 — translation MDLQLQIPSYPIIFSFFIFIFMLIKIWKKQTQTSIFPPGPFKFPIVGNIPQLATGGTLPHHRLRDLAKIYGPIMTIQLGQVKSVVISSPETAKEVLKTQDIQFADRPLLLAGEMVLYNRKDILYGTYGDQWRQMRKICTLELLSAKRIQSFKSVREKEVESFIKTLRSKSGIPVNLTNAVFELTNTIMMITTIGQKCKNQEAVMSVIDRVSEAAAGFSVADVFPSLKFLHYLSGEKTKLQKLHKETDQILEEIISEHKANAKVGAQADNLLDVLLDLQKNGNLQVPLTNDNIKAATLEMFGAGSDTSSKTTDWAMAQMMRKPTTMKKAQEEVRRVFGENGKVEESRIQELKYLKLVVKETLRLHPAVALIPRECREKTKIDGFDIYPKTKILVNPWAIGRDPKVWNEPESFNPERFQDSPIDYKGTNFELIPFGAGKRICPGMTLGITNLELFLANLLYHFDWKFPDGITSENLDMTEAIGGAIKRKLDLELISIPYTSS, via the exons ATGGATCTGCAACTTCAAATCCCTTCTTACCCCATTATtttcagcttcttcatcttcatattTATGCTAATAAAGATATGGAAAAAACAAACCCAAACCTCAATCTTCCCGCCGGGACCATTCAAGTTTCCAATTGTAGGAAACATTCCTCAATTAGCCACCGGCGGCACTCTCCCCCACCACCGATTAAGAGACTTAGCTAAAATCTACGGCCCTATAATGACAATTCAACTCGGCCAAGTTAAATCCGTTGTCATCTCATCACCGGAGACAGCAAAAGAAGTGTTAAAAACACAGGATATCCAGTTCGCTGACAGGCCTCTCCTTCTCGCCGGAGAAATGGTTCTTTACAACCGGAAAGATATTCTGTACGGGACTTATGGTGATCAGTGGAGACAAATGAGGAAAATCTGCACTTTGGAATTACTGAGTGCGAAACGAATTCAATCGTTTAAATCAGTGAGGGAAAAGGAAGTTGAGAGTTTTATTAAAACTCTCCGATCAAAAAGTGGGATTCCGGTGAATTTAACGAATGCTGTATTTGAATTGACGAATACGATTATGATGATAACGACGATTGGGCAGAAGTGTAAGAATCAAGAGGCGGTGATGAGTGTGATTGATCGAGTGAGTGAGGCTGCAGCGGGGTTCAGTGTGGCGGATGTGTTTCCCTCTTTGAAGTTTCTTCATTATCTGAGTGGAGAGAAGACGAAGTTGCAGAAGTTGCATAAGGAGACTGATCAGATACTTGAGGAGATTATTAGTGAACATAAAGCTAATGCTAAGGTTGGAGCTCAAGCTGATAATCTTTTGGATGTTTTGTTGGATCTTCAGAAAAATGGGAATCTTCAAGTTCCATTGACGAATGATAATATCAAAGCTGCTACTCTG GAAATGTTCGGAGCTGGGAGCGACACATCCTCGAAAACTACTGATTGGGCAATGGCACAAATGATGAGGAAGCCAACAACAATGAAAAAAGCACAAGAAGAGGTGAGACGAGTCTTTGGTGAAAATGGAAAAGTCGAAGAATCAAGAATCCAAGAATTGAAATACTTGAAATTAGTCGTCAAAGAAACATTGAGATTACATCCTGCCGTAGCTTTGATTCCAAGAGAATGTCGAGAGAAAACAAAAATCGACGGGTTTGATATTTATCCTAAAACCAAAATTCTTGTGAATCCTTGGGCAATTGGAAGAGATCCTAAAGTTTGGAATGAACCTGAAAGTTTCAACCCAGAAAGATTTCAAGATAGTCCAATAGACTATAAAGGTACAAATTTCGAACTAATTCCATTTGGTGCAGGAAAAAGGATATGTCCAGGCATGACATTAGGCATAACTAATTTGGAGCTTTTCCTTGCAAATCTATTGTATCATTTTGATTGGAAATTTCCTGATGGAATCACATCCGAGAATCTTGATATGACTGAAGCTATTGGTGGTGCCATCAAGAGAAAATTAGACCTTGAATTGATTTCTATTCCATATACATCTAGCTAG
- the LOC136201780 gene encoding vinorine synthase-like → MGIEIEFISKELIKPSSPTPHHLHKLHFSFLDQIQAQVSPPFTLFYEKSSTITNLERCNLLKKSLSMALNIFYPLAGRINNYSYADCNDEGALFIEAKANCHLSDILQNRNQYHNHRLKFIPLQPRQGIHQYGSLFQVTYFNCGGLALSFAMPHMLGDALSQFVFLNSWAAVARGNMNTNTNTLVDIPPIGSASIFPPLDSSDSDVMQLILKENFVTKSFVFDAIKLSALRDKYSGDGENLSRMQGLSVFLLSRITAAISRPKEGADKSRSVVVNAMNLRPFVDPPIPKNSFGNFVWMGVAIIDNLEHMAKEDEYCCEIGSRIRDSIKSVNKETVKKLQCDDQLNFLKETFAELRKEI, encoded by the coding sequence ATGGGGATTGAAATAGAGTTCATTTCTAAAGAATTAATCAAACCATCATCTCCTACTCCTCATCATCTCCATAAACTCCATTTCTCATTTCTTGATCAAATCCAAGCCCAAGTTTCCCCTCCTTTCACTCTCTTCTACGAAAAATCCAGCACAATTACCAATCTAGAAAGATGCAACCTCCTCAAAAAATCATTATCAATGGCTTTAAACATATTCTACCCTCTTGCCGGACGTATTAACAACTACTCTTACGCCGATTGCAATGACGAAGGCGCTCTCTTTATTGAAGCTAAAGCTAATTGTCACCTCTCCGATATTCTCCAAAACCGAAACCAATACCATAATCATCGGCTCAAGTTCATTCCTCTCCAACCTCGCCAAGGCATACATCAGTATGGATCTTTGTTTCAGGTTACTTACTTCAATTGCGGCGGATTAGCCCTTTCTTTTGCTATGCCACATATGCTCGGGGATGCTTTATCGCAATTCGTATTCCTCAATAGTTGGGCCGCGGTTGCTCGAGGGAATATGAATACGAATACGAATACCCTTGTTGATATTCCTCCCATCGGCTCAGCTTCTATCTTTCCGCCTCTTGATTCGTCTGATTCAGATGTAATGCAACTGATCCTCAAGGAAAATTTCGTCACTAAATCATTTGTATTCGACGCTATTAAATTATCGGCTCTTAGAGATAAATATAGCGGCGATGGTGAAAATTTGTCGCGAATGCAAGGTTTATCTGTTTTCTTATTGAGTCGGATCACCGCCGCGATTTCGCGGCCAAAAGAAGGCGCTGATAAGAGTAGGAGTGTGGTGGTTAATGCGATGAACTTGCGACCATTTGTGGATCCCCCGATTCCGAAGAATTCTTTTGGGAATTTTGTATGGATGGGGGTAGCAATTATTGATAATCTAGAGCATATGGCTAAAGAGGATGAATATTGTTGCGAAATCGGGTCGAGGATAAGAGATTCAATTAAAAGTGTGAATAAAGAGACCGTGAAGAAACTTCAATGTGATGATCAGTTGAATTTCTTAAAGGAAACATTTGCGGAGTTGCGAAAGGAGATATGA